The following DNA comes from Miscanthus floridulus cultivar M001 chromosome 5, ASM1932011v1, whole genome shotgun sequence.
CTTAATTTCAAGCCATGTACTCCGTTTTTACAGCTTTCTCTGTTTGTATGCCATAGTTTATGTGGCTTTGTGCTGAACACTACTCTATATTTACATATGCTGTTATTTTCTGAACAGGCGAGGGGATTGAAGAAGCATCTGAAGAGGCTCAATGCGCCCAAGCACTGGATGCTAGACAAGCTCGGTGGAGCCTTTGTAAGTTGATGTATTTTTCTTGTGTGCTTTAAATGGTCTACTGTGGTTTTGTTTTCAGTTTTGTGATGCTTCAAATTCAAATTGTGCTATGTGCTTGTCAGGCTCCCAAGCCATCATCTGGGCCTCACAAGTCCAGGGAGTGCCTGCCCCTGATTCTGATCATCAGGAACCGGCTCAAGTATGCCTTGACATACCGTGAGGTGATATCCATCTTGATGCAGCGCCATGTGTTGGTTGATGGCAAGGTCAGGACTGACAAGACCTACCCTGCTGGCTTCATGGGTATGCACAAATGTTTCTTTCTTGGATATGGCAATTTAACATTTCTCATTTACTCTCGCCTTATATGCAGTTATGTTGTCTATTTGCAGATGTCATCTCCATTCCAAAGACTGGTGAGAATTACAGGCTTCTCTATGACACCAAGGGTCGCTTCCGCCTTCACTCTGTTAGGGATGAGGACGCAAAGGTGAGCACTAGCTGAGGCCATAACGTAATCTCACACTAATCCTTGACAAGTAATGCAGATGGGAATATAAGTTTGAATGCTGTGCTTTGTCAGTTGATGGTTCATTGTGGTGGCTTGGTTATTTGAACAGTTTTATTTTCCTTACATTCTCTAGAGTTCACTTTTGTAAGGATAGGCAATATTACTCCTTTAGAAACGTAACTCTGATATGTAGTTTGACAATGTGTATTCTGAATTGCACTTTTAGTTAGAACTCAATGTGATGTATCAACTGTTGCTATTCTACCAATAATCGTGATTCTTATGTTTCTACCTCTTATTTTCGTGCAGAATTTTGTATTACCGAAATTGTATTGTTAAAATTTTGTCTCTTACTGCAGTTCAAGCTTTGCAAGGTCCGTTCTGTCCAGTTTGGTCAGAAGGGCATTCCGTATCTGAACACATATGATGGGCGCACCATCCGCTATCCTGATCCTCTTATTAAGGCAAATGACACAATCAAGATTGATCTGGAGACAAATAAGATCGTTGATTTCATCAAGTTTGACGTGGGCAATGTCGTTATGGTCACTGGAGGGAGGAACACTGGTCGTGTTGGTGTGATAAAGAACAGGGAGAAGCACAAGGAAAGCTTTGAGACCATTCATGTGGAGGATGCCTTGGGCCATGCCTTTGCCACCCGTATGGGCAATGTGTTCACAATTGGCAAGGGCAACAAACCATGGGTGAGTCTCCCCAAGGGCAAGGGTATTAAGCTCAGCATCATTGAGGAGCAGAGAAAGCGGGATGCCGCTGCTCAGGTTGCTGCAAATGCTTAAGTGGTTTGCTGAAACATTGACTTCAATGAAAACATGCCGCGCATCTGAGTTTATACGGCTGGAATGTTACTCTTTTAGGCTAGTagttattagttttttttttaaatactgtAGACATCGATCTACCAGGTTTACATCATCTCATGGTCAAGTCGTTTCAGAAATTTTAATTTGGTTCCATTCTCGTTCAACTtgcaacttggatgaatgagttAAAGGTTTGGTTTCTGTTCTTGACAGTTCATTTCGTGGTGAAGGAATGAATTTATCTGTTTATGCAGCTTTGTTTGTTGTTGAAAAGAACCCAATGATTATGCACTAACAATGCTCACACAAGTATGTATCGCCGTGCACTGTCAATTTGGCTGCGAGCACGAAATAAGCCTGAACTGCTTGTAACTTGAAACGTATTTGTAGAATCTCATTTAACATGGAAGTTAGTCATCTTCTCTGCACAAAAGCTGTAATCATTTCAAACCCCAAGTTAGCATCGTTTGATTGTATTATTCTTTAGTTTGTTTTCTTGTGGTTGGATTTCAAACCGACTATTTTTTGGTGCCAATAGCATTAGGGGCTCACTGTGGAATCGGTCAGGTAGTTATAGCAGTTTGAGCGCCTGCACCATGAAGTTGGGCTTTTGGCATGTAGTAGTATCAACAATTGACAATAAGTCAATAACAACTAGCAATATTTTTCATAAACATCAGAGCCATTACAAAGCCGAGCTCACTTAAAAAGTAATACCATACTTGCAGTTCATTTGTGAAATGCAGAACTCATCATGGGGAGATACTAACAGCCAAGATGTATATGTATTCCATGGGAAATAGTTCCAATATCCAGTCTCTGCATCCATTTGATGCGAGAATAAATAGTGTTACATCTCATGCCTGTCAAAGAGAAATGCGAGAATAAATACTGTTGCATCTTATGCTTGTCAAAGAAAAATTTAGGCACTGGACTGAACACCATATATAGGAGGAAAAGTAACATTATCCACATGACGGTTTGGCTGCCGACAGTAAACAAGGCACATCAGTCCCTGCAATAGATGTGTTTATGTGATCAGCACTAATAACTCGAGCCATTGTAATCAAAACCCAAGAATTTAAGAAACGTTGATGGTACTAACCTGTTTTATTAACCTTTCTTGTGCTTTGCGTTTTTCCAATTCCAGCTCACTAATTTCTAAAGGTCGCATATTTCCATGTCTTTGGCTTCAGTAGCTCTAGCTTTGCACCTGGTGATAGCTTATGTTAGGGTTTGTCCATACAAATTTATAGTGACATGAAAAAGCTTACAGCAAGAAGATTCGAGTATATAGCATCTCAAAAGTATATTGCTACATGAATTGTACAGAGTAATTGCCCAATTCTATGTGAAAAAAAACAGACATATTACACTTTTGTGCATCCTATTAGTGAACTTCAGTTAGTCAAATTTCATCAGCCAGATAGGAGAAATATCAATTAAACTGACAAGTACAAATCTTCGTTGGCATCTCTGTTGGAAAGGTAACATCAGTCTTGTGTAAAACTACCTCTTTAGTAGTGTTTGCTATTTAGAAAGTCAAAGTGGCATAATTAAAatgacgtacccagtgcagagagctcccgctctgtgcggggtctgtggaagggtgtcagtgacaagccttaccctctcctatgcaatgcgaggagaccgcgactcgaacccaggaccttccggtcacaggcggtaagacactaccgcttgcaccaggcccgcccttctcaaAGTGGCATAATTAAGTGACAAAAAACTTGCAAGTATAGGATCTCGTATGAGCTTCAATGGAAATTCAGGGATTAACGACATGAATAGAAAGGCACCACAATCATGTGTGTGTGCTGCACTTTTCTCCAATCAACATTTGTATATCCAAATACAtctactatgaaaatatatgatgtaattaatctaatgatgtttATTTGGTATCACAAAGTATTTTTTtcgtatatatttggtcaaagttgagaTTGTTTGACTCTTCGAAATTTGAGATCAAgacttattttgggacagagggagtacttgtTATGTAGAAAGTCAAAGTGGCACAGTTAATGGAAATTCAGGGATTAATGACATGAACAGAAAGGCACCACAATCATGTGTGGTGTGCTGCACTTTTCTCCAATGAAAAAACATTAAGCTCATTATATCGTTTAACGGTTCTATTAGGAGCAAAGCAAAAGTAGCACACTGGTGACTTCGCAGTTGATCAGTGAACATTCGACCGCACATGTATATTCAAATGATAAATATATCTCAGGACGTAAACGAGATACTACATGCATGCTTAAGGTAAATGATCAGACTCTTATTTTTAGATAGCGAGTAGCAGCTTGACGAAGACAATACACATGAGCAGATGAATTTACACAGTTGATGGTGAAACGGCAAAGTTATAGTTTAGTGGATACCTTCATAGTGAGCATCCAGATTTTTCCAGTCGAGGCTGTCCAGTCGCTGCTGCAGGGACGAAGGGAGCGACTTGATACCTGGGCAGCGTCTAATTACAAGCTTACGGAGAGATGAGTATGCTTGTGGCCCATTGGGCAAGATTGGTGCTAGGCTTTCGCAATCTTTGAAGATAGACGCATTCCAGCGTTTGGAGCTCTCCAGAGCTAGATTCCAGTGATCTCAACTCTGGGCACCTATCAATATCCAGTATTCGGAGTGCATCCAGCTGGCCCGAGAGGAGTTGTAGTTTGTCGCATTTCGAAATATCTATTTTCCTGAGGGATGGGGGCAGGTTGACAACCTCTGACAAGTCGCCACACTCGAATATCTTTAGAGATTGAAGGCATGGAAGGAAGCGATCCATGGTCGATGAAGACAGCTGTGGTACAGCAGCTGTGGATGCCGGCTTGTCCTGTTGCTTGCCTAATATGGACTCAAGTTTAGGACACCCCCGAACCTTCATTGTCTTGAGAGATGCGGGCACGTTGAAGACTCCAATGAGGTCGTGCATGAGTGAACAGGTCTCTTAAGGTCGATGGTTACTGCTCATGAGTCATGACCATGGCGGGTTAATAACGATGACAAGGACAGAGGCTCCGGCACCAGACAAGCCGAATCAACCAACCTGTGTGCAAGAAATTCGTACCTGCAGTACCGGGGCCGCAAAACGTCGAGCAGCTGTCGTGCAACCTCCCCTGCACGCCATCTTCTCGCCCCACCCGGCCCGGGTAAGCGACCACAGAGGGAGCTTCTGCGAAACCTCCCCGCAGCGGCCCCTCTTAGCTCCACGAACGGCCCTCCGCCTCCAGAAGCCGCCCTCCGCCGAAGGTCCGGCCGGCGGTGCCTAGACCCACCGAGGGCCGTGCGGGGGACCTTCAGCCACCGCAGCGTCGAGCTCCCCTCGCTCCGTCGAGCCCCGCGGAATCCCCCTCCCTTCGCCACACGACCGTCCGCCCACCAGCTACGCCGGAGACGACCCCACCGGCCTCGCCGGGAGGGCGTGGCGGAGGAGAACGCTGTCGCCCGTCGAGACACCCGTGGATGTCCTCGACTAATCAGCGCAGAAGGTGAAGGATTCGCGCGCGTAGAAGGCGCCACCACCTCGGCCTGCCCCTCCACGCTCTGCACTTGCGGACCTGCAGCGCCGGACTGCCGGTGCCGTCGACGGTGGCTGAACTGAAGCAACTCCGCTCCGAGCCTCCGACGCCTGGCGAAGACGCGACCGGAGAGCCACTGCTCATGACCATGGCGGGTTAGGATTCCTACTGAA
Coding sequences within:
- the LOC136452173 gene encoding small ribosomal subunit protein eS4, translated to MARGLKKHLKRLNAPKHWMLDKLGGAFAPKPSSGPHKSRECLPLILIIRNRLKYALTYREVISILMQRHVLVDGKVRTDKTYPAGFMDVISIPKTGENYRLLYDTKGRFRLHSVRDEDAKFKLCKVRSVQFGQKGIPYLNTYDGRTIRYPDPLIKANDTIKIDLETNKIVDFIKFDVGNVVMVTGGRNTGRVGVIKNREKHKESFETIHVEDALGHAFATRMGNVFTIGKGNKPWVSLPKGKGIKLSIIEEQRKRDAAAQVAANA
- the LOC136452174 gene encoding uncharacterized protein, whose protein sequence is MSVTTREMPAGWLDYTSRTMASVNRLLSWVAIMSMFMTEVVPKQELYEIVKQMRNNANPGPDGLTAAFYKLAWSWIKQDVSKLWLSGRVFARRRRLGAELLQFSHRRRHRQSGAAGPQVQSVEGQAEVVAPSTRANPSPSALISRGHPRVSRRATAFSSATPSRRGRWGRLRRSWWADGRVAKGGGFRGARRSEGSSTLRWLKVPRTALGGSRHRRPDLRRRAASGGGGPFVELRGAAAGRFRRSSLCGRLPGPGGARRWRAGEVARQLLDVLRPRYCSNHRP